CTTGGCACTGGCACTGGAGCGGCTGTGTCTAACTTCCTGTTTAGTGGGCAACATGAGTGGGATTTGTGTGTGCCgctggggagagaaggagaaccgGGTGCAGTGCCGCCCACACCTGAACGTCCCCAGGCACGGATAAAGGCCCGCTGCGGAGCGCCGGGCTGTGAAGTTATTAAACGCAGAGTCGGAATGTTTATCTATCCCTGCTCTGTTCAAAACACACATGGACGTTCTGGCCTGTCAGGTAATAAGGCCGGTCAGCTGTAATCCAGAGCGAATGGTCGAAGTCTCCAGGCTCCAGTTGTGCTCAGATTCTGGAACTCGCCCACTCGCTGTCTCTTAGTCATTTGTTGCTTTATATTCCCTCTTTTGTGGCTCTTTTTTCCTGTTCTCATGTTTCTCTTCTGTCTCCTGTCTTGACTGTGCCTCTTCTGTCTTTGCACCGTCATATACAAAACACCCAAACCTGTAAAGACCACTCACTCATATCCACCCACTCACTTATACCACGCTGTCCCATGGTCATAACACGCCcagtatctctctatctctctctctctctctctctctctaacactcactcatacaaacCACCAGGCCTGTGTGCACTagtttcccctctcctctgtctccctcttgaCACATACATTGCAAGACTAAAAACTCAcactttctcctcttcctctctgggtAAAACACACTGTCCCATGACATGACCCTCATGTTGTCCTCTGTTTCGTTATCTAATTAAGACCCATAAACTTTGGCCTGATTCATACTTTAGTCTACCCAAActacacaaacatgaacacaccCAGCTACACAATGAGGGTTTGGCGTGTAACTCTGTAGCAAAATGTGCCAAGAGTGCCATGTCATTTATTTCTGATGGGGGCACATTGTTCGCGTAGCTTGCGTAGACTATGAGACGGCACTTCAAAACCTGTGTGGGCCTTGCGTTGTCAACTGTGTCTGCGTTGCTTGCGTAGACTGTGAACAAGCCCTAAGGGGCCTCTGATGCCTCCAGTTCTGCTGTCTTTATTTaactcccctccctcctctctctctctctctctctctcctctactctactctatattCTGTGTCTTCCTCCACGCTCAACACAACTTTAAAGTCATCCACCTTTTGCTGACTAGCGTCTCAGCCCAGGTCTGATTGCAGATAGCTTCAGTCAAACTGTCTTAGGCTGTGGTAGTAAtgaccctttctctctctcccctccctctcctccgccTTTAGGCCCAGCACAGGAACACGTACGTCCGGGAGCGCTACGGGAAGTTCAACCTGAGTGACCCCTTCCTGGCGCTGCAGAGGGACGGCGAGGCGCTGCGCGGCCCCAGGGCGGGGCCCTCGCTGGGGGAGCCGGCCGTGCACCCTGACCCCCTGACCGTGCTGAAGCTGGTGGTGGGACACTGCCGCCGCATGCAGGAGAAGATGCTGGCGCAGCTGGCTGCTGCCGAGAGCCGGCACCGCAGGGTAGGGGGCtgcaacactcactcactcagtcactctctcACAGTTCACACAAGGCTAGGCTAACTGGTCTGCTGATAGCCGGCACCCCAGGTTAGGGGGCtgcaacactcactcactctctcacagttCACACAAGGCTAGGCTAACTGGTCTGCTGAGAGCAGGCACCGCAGGGTATACATTCTTACTGACCCAAACACAGACCCAAAGACATGGCTCCCTTAGTCTCCATAAGCTGTCAGTGCAATGAGAGTGTGCCAGTGCTCTATGCCCTTATATGCAAGACAATGCAAAAGACAGGCCCACTCTTGTTAGGTCATTTATGAGATCCTGCCATCCACAGTGATTTATCACACCCATCTGTTAAATGACCGAATGGTGTATTTAAACTCACACACGGCGCTCTACTGCACGTTTATGAGATCGCTGCAGGGAGGTTGTTATTTTAAAACAGGGTGTAATGGAGCGTTTTTAACAGAAGAATGAGTGGTATTTTCAGTTGGAATGTATCAGCTTAGTAATGAATGACAAAAGGTGTATTAAATGAAAGaatataactctctctctccctatcatAACTTTCCTTGTGAGAGTTTGTAAAGGCTTTTGACTGTAAATTGAGCTTGTGTTACCTTCCCAGGTCTATGGTCATCGTACCTGTGTAGAGTGTCCAGTCAATTTCCTGTTTCAAATGAGATCAGCTGTCATTATCCTCCCCTTACCCTTATTCTGGCGGACACTCACAGACTTCTATGATGGGTTTAAGCGGAGGACTCATTTGGTGTTTCTGTTTTAGCGTGCTGACGTAGCAGTCGGCCACACAGGCTAATCTGTCTAGCCTCGGagggctgagctgagctgagctgagctgagctgtcgGTCTAATGCCTTTTTGTCGCCCCCGTGTGGTCATGGCAGGTCATCGCggacctggaggaggagaggcgcCGGCACGCAGAGGACACGGCCGAGGGTGACGACGTCACGTGCATCCTGGAGAAGGAGCGAGAGCGTCTGCAGCAGCAGGTAAGACGCTGCCAGAGCACGCGGAGGACTCCTGGCCAACACAAACAGCGCTGTCTCTGCAGGAACAACCTGCTGCGATGAAGGACATTCTGGCACAAACTCCTGCTTCTTTAGTACTGACTCATGTCTTTCAGTAACACAGCGTAGCTGACCTGGGTCAAGAATGTATGCCTGGCTCTGTCTGTGAACTTTTTAGTATGGATCCTACACTATCTGAAAGCAAACAGAACCCTTTAGTTACAGTAAAACGTCACTTGTGAGAGTATATCCAGATAGAATTAAGCCATTGTTTTGGGGATAAGTGAAAGCAGAGATTCTATATTTGTTGATACTGTAGTTGACCGCTCTGACCTTTACTCTATGAGAGGCTATATGGAGACAGACAGGTGATTAATGAATGATTTATGTTTAATATATTAACAGTAAGTAAGTGTGttaatactgtatatattaaCACACTTACTacagtttgtgtctgtgtacaaaAGTATACACAAATATGTTTCAAAATACATGCAAATGTCCAATGTGAAATTTCTATATGCATTTTGTATATTGCTCTTATTGAAGTAGATATTTCACATGTTTTTTGTGcaagtgcatatgtgtgttttcgGTCAAacctgtgtgtacgtgcatgcgtgtgtgtgtgtgtgtgtgtgtcctcatgtgtgtgtttccccccgGCAGCTGGAGTTTGAGCGCGGCCAGTCGCGTCGTCTGGAGCGCGATCACCGGCGGCTGCAGGAGCAGCTGGACGAGGAGCGCGGGCAGCACAAGCAGCTGGCGTCAGCGCTGGCCCGCGAGTGCCAGCGGGCGGGTGCGCGCGCCCAGGAGGAGGCCCAGCGGGCGGCCGAGGCCTCGCGGCGCCTGGAGCGCGAGCGCGGCGCCACCCAGGGCCTGCGGGCGCAGCTGGAGGCCGAGCACAAGCGGGCGCTGCAGACGGAGGCGCGCGCCGAGGAGCAGCTGGCCGAGGTGGACACGGAGCGCGAGCAGCTGCGGGCGCGACTCCGCCGCGAGGAGGCCCAGGGACGGACGCTGCAGCAGGAGCTGGAGAGGCTGAGGGGGGAGCTGGAGGAGGCActgcagagagaaggaggaggaggaggaggaggaggaggaggaggaagaaggggaaagggaggagagagtggggaggtggaggagaagaggaggccgGAGGTGAggtcagtgaacacacagatggACGTGAcctcacagcagcagcagcaacagggagaggaagaggaggtccCCAAGATGAATGGCCACCATACTGcacaggagcaggaggaggaggaggaggaggaggagaaagacaaCGGCGCGCAGGAGAACGGGCACCTGGAGAGCCGCTCTTGTGTGCCTCTGCACGCGCAGCAGAACCTGGGTCAGTCTTCGCTCAATGCCTCCCCGTGCTCATCTCCCCTGTTGGTCAAGCGGGCGGGCCGGGCATCCCCGTCTTCATCTGCGCCCGGTGCCACCACTGCTACGTCCGGTGCATCCCCCGGTGGTGCCAACTCAGCCAGCCTGCAGTCCTCCTACCAGGCTGGCATCCACCAGCGCTTCCACGCTGCCCGCCACAAGTTCCAGGGCCTCCCGGACCCCGAGTCCCAGTCTCCGCCTCAGACGGGCTCCCCTTGCTCCCCGCGGGCACTGTCGCCCTGCGGCACTCCGTCCCCCGAAGCCAGCCCATCCCGGCAGATGGCCCGGAGCACCGTGACCCAGGTCCTGTCCCGCTTCACCCTGCCGCAGCCGCAGCAGCAAGCGGGTACAGCCAAGCCCGCCGCCACCGCTGCCCCCAACAGCTCCCCGTTTGGCATGGACTACCGCAACGTGGCGCCCAGCTCGCCCTCCCTCTCGTCCTCCTCGCGGGTGCCCATCGGCGCCCTCTCACCCGGCATCCGCTCGCCCACCATCCCCAGGGCTGACCGGGGCAACCCGCCGCCCATCCC
Above is a genomic segment from Alosa sapidissima isolate fAloSap1 chromosome 4, fAloSap1.pri, whole genome shotgun sequence containing:
- the cttnbp2nla gene encoding CTTNBP2 N-terminal-like protein, which encodes MAPTTESRMNMENLSKAELLMLFSVLEGELEARDLVIEALRAQHRNTYVRERYGKFNLSDPFLALQRDGEALRGPRAGPSLGEPAVHPDPLTVLKLVVGHCRRMQEKMLAQLAAAESRHRRVIADLEEERRRHAEDTAEGDDVTCILEKERERLQQQLEFERGQSRRLERDHRRLQEQLDEERGQHKQLASALARECQRAGARAQEEAQRAAEASRRLERERGATQGLRAQLEAEHKRALQTEARAEEQLAEVDTEREQLRARLRREEAQGRTLQQELERLRGELEEALRPEVRSVNTQMDVTSQQQQQQGEEEEVPKMNGHHTAQEQEEEEEEEEKDNGAQENGHLESRSCVPLHAQQNLGQSSLNASPCSSPLLVKRAGRASPSSSAPGATTATSGASPGGANSASLQSSYQAGIHQRFHAARHKFQGLPDPESQSPPQTGSPCSPRALSPCGTPSPEASPSRQMARSTVTQVLSRFTLPQPQQQAGTAKPAATAAPNSSPFGMDYRNVAPSSPSLSSSSRVPIGALSPGIRSPTIPRADRGNPPPIPPKKPGLAQAPPSPAPVPRANHNHFAEQLSPASCGLTSGQDGVKELDMVVSSSG